The genomic DNA AAGTTTGACAAATTGTACAAAactattctaattttttacaattttagtttttttagttCTATTCCAGCccaaattcatttattttttcctaaatataattttttgttatctaTCACtgtatcataaatttactgtatttttattagaataatcgttattattttttatttttgtttttttttttaatgtcgtCTGTTTAAACAGTccatggttcccataatatccCCAAacttcgaaaattattaattaatagtatagtgtgtgactcaggataaaacacgatttcagactgcgggtgatgtcagccctcgcctgcggctcgggcagccaacctcaccctagtctgaaatcgtcttgtttcatcccttgtcacacactatatttttcatgattacctgcatcggaATTTCAAGATTCaatgtcagcagccagtaaaaaacaagttattttcaagccgatgatgcggagaattgttagagaatgagaaatatgtgatttacagtcacttattaaatagtaaataatacaaaaatattattttcactcattttttagtaattttatttggttaattaagattgtcacttaaaaaatgaaatgagtaaactgaagtgacaagtaaataaatgagAGTAACAAGGCtgcaatagtatattacacacctagggaagtaaagaaATGtctcaacaaacatgtgatttGAGTCGTTCTAATTTACTttccgaggagtgtatactatttttctcctcgacggaggcggaaagcggcaacttcgttttgcacagcgggacgaaagtgacgctttccgcccggaggtgagaaaattaacattaaatataactgacaccgggcagaaacaatagtgtttcttcccaagggaagaaacaaaattttttctgctcgctgtatgaaggtatttttgaattacgaattcgctagCAGTTAATTGaagcatcggcttgaaattagcttgtttctacgggctgtagagacactgaaacttgaagtttcgatgctggtataatgaaaaaatacattccaCATGGATACTCAAGCTCAGATGACTTCATTCACTAGCAAAAtcatcaacaatttttttatgtaagttTTATTCCGTATAAATCTATTAAATCTTAGAATTCGCAAAGCGGAAATtctccgttttttttttcattttttttttgtcgctcGAGGGTCCCCAATTAGcaagaaattaaaaacttctaaaataacaaaaatattttttaacagtcTAAAAGAGGCAACGTCCCAATTCTGCACAATtaccttatttattttcttgacttttttttatttatctaacgcaaaataaaattcaaaatttataaaaattaactgatattttttcatttaatatttagaaaacatttttttatccttgtattattaaataattaaccaaAGAGCTTCTCAAAGCAACCATGGCAATAAGGCTTATCATTTTGTTCTTTGAATGTCCCTTTATTGAGCTGTTTAAGGCAAAAGGCGCAGACAAAATGCTCTGGATGAAATTTACGAAACATTGCAGTGATACAACGGCctagaacataaaaaaaaatatatatgtatacatatataatatatattagggtggtccttattttggacattttcaaatttttacactcCCATAGGCTCATGtggttcgaaaaaaaataaaaaataaaatatcctcCAATTTTCAAGtgtctatctcaattttaaccggTGCCAAACAGCAATGcaagtttcccatttaaatagcATGGGGTTTTTGACATtaaacgattaatttttaattctggccaaagtaaatgttcaaaaaatttgaactctGTAGACTGTATCCTTATAATTGTAGCTattcctcagaatttttacaggtTTTTAGCTACCATAATGTTGAAGGTACAgcaagatgaaaaaaaaaaaagaaaaaaaaatgaaatttatttttatccgaaattattttgtaaataaaaataaatcgctGTGCACccttataatataattaaatcgcTAAAGTTAATCAGTGTGTAAGCAAATAAAACTATATCTAACGATGTCTCCCACAAAAGTTCGTCAATTGATAGAAGAATATAGTAATATCTTGGCTAAAAACGAAAACCAAAAACAGTTCATCATTCAGCTGATAtcagaattgaaaaaaaaatattccagaAATGTACGATGGTGGATAGttatgagaaaaattaattattaatctatataatcaaataaataaataaaattaattttgttattttttaattaactgcaTTTGTTTTTAAACGTAAATGCTTTATTCCAGAAGTTTAATCATTCTATAAAGATGTGCActgatttattgttatttaaaaacaaatttcggattaaaataaatgtctttttttttttttcatcttgcTGTACTTTCGAAATTTCAGTAGccaaaaatctgtaaaaattctgagggaTAGCTACAATTATAACGATACAGCCTACagagttcaaattttttgaacaattactttggccaaaataaaatattcattgttAAATGCCAAAAACCGCCGCAAAATAACCGACGACAAAATcaccgcgacaaaatatctgcAACAAAATGAGatgaaaagaataaatttacaCAAACTAATCTATCATATAAAAATCATATGATAGACTCAATTGATATacaattcatagtaaatttataaattgaaatgattttataaacaCAAATGTTGTGCTCTTTTCAAGTCaaatagattttaatttttttttttttttttaactatttattattgaagttCTTATTCTAATTCaaatcacaataattttttttttttaacttctataattttaagaataaaataaatttgataaaaatcgtAAGATAGAACTAactttatatacaatttataataaatttattaaataaaatcaatgttaTGAAACTAAAGTATGCTTGTTGTAAgtttaatagatttaaaaaaaatttttttttctcccgtCCGGGcgaaaagcgtcaacttttgTCCCGCTGTGCGAAACGAGGTTGCTGCTTttcgcctccgtcgaggagaaaaatagtattgaCACCTTGagcagtaaataagaaagcctcggcttcgcctcggccaacaattacatgagatctgagacatttcttacttttctgCCCTaggtgtaaaatatactatttaagcataaaattttggtgtgtgttattaaaattagatCAACGCATATGCTTGAAATCGTACTGTACCCGTTCTTCACAGATTTTGCGTGTGTGTTATTATGAAAATAGACCGACACATATGCTTGGAATGGTACGGTACCcgtttaacaaaaattattaatattttttcacgtgaaatatatttatccgAATAAAATTTGGATATTTTGTGGCAGTTATTTTATCGTTGATCATTttgttaaaagttattttgccGTGGTTATTTTATCATGGTCATTTTCTCatggttattttgtcgcgtGTTTTATTTGTCGCGGTTATTCTGTTGCGGTTATTTGGTCGTGTcaccaatatatatatatatatatatatatatatatatagacaacaataaaatcaaacagaatattatttttttaagtgcttgacattaaaatggaaataactagtaAATTATGCGGAAtccgaaaaaactttatcagagataatttgtagaaaataaaattgtctacaaaaaagattccgtgacattttgtgataagtctgatagtttcgcgagaaaagtaaaaagatctcgataTTTACTATAACTCGAGttcaagctccaataacttttgaacggatgaatttataaaaaaatgataacagaCTTTATTGTAgcgcattaaatttcctacaaaaacatATCCTGGGCTTATCGGAACAATGATCTATTGCcgaggtaaaaaatttcaaactaaaaaattttttttttttatcttatttaaatgagaaatcAAAAATCGCGATGAGCTACCTctaaaacttgaatttaagAGCTGAtcttctgaaaaaatttttattttgtcatataCTATCGATTTTTGGTGGtgcccaaaaaaaataaattatgttgtTTTCCAATAGAccctaatatatgtatataattctttatatataaatatatggtgTCCGCTcaaaatatcacaaaaaaaatatcccatacaaaaataaacatgctaaaaataccataaaactaaaatatccaatgacaaaaataatctgatacaaaaattactaaatacaaaaatgaccataaaaataaaaactatataCTAAAATATCTAATAAACAATATCTGCATACATTAATATCCAATCGATATGATGTAAATctgatatgaataaataaatgaaaaaaattgatatgaaatGGTGGcaataagtttttattaccAGGTTATTATTGTATCTGGTTATTTTTGTACTTAGATATTAATTACAAGGATATTATTGTGTCTGGTTATTTTTGTATGaagttatttttgtaaatagtcatttttgtATCAGGTTATTTTCGACTAGTATTTATTGTGATGGTTATTAAAAACAGGGTATTTAGGACTGTAACCAAATATATATGCgtcattccatgtcaaatcgaCCCTTTTCAATTTGGACGAAAGTTGGTCGAAACTTTTCTTTTATCGTAAAACAAAGATTTaccaaaggaaaaaaattagtaaatttttttccgaaagttattcaaaattttactatttttttaatttttcaactttatttttttaatatctctaAAACTATAGTAGATAGAGAAGTGGGCTTAGTTTTCTTTTAAAGGAGACACTTAagactattgaaaaaaaaatatttcggaaaaaaattttaaagaatgaAAAAGCTTTCGAATTACCAATTTTGAAAAACCGTCAAAATCGTATGGTGACACGAAATTTtgggctcaaattttttactccattATCTTTAAACAATCTTAAGAGATCCTAAACATTTCCGagagttgttttttttttgtttcaaaattatgaatttttgaattttggcaaaaaaaattttttttttcacccctGATTCTAGCATagtcaagaaaaaatgtcattttgagtataaaaaagattattttacCACGTTTTTATTAACACGCTTTCATGCATATGTCTATCGAgtggaattttgtaattgattttaaactaACTTTCCGATGAACTAGAGACTTAAAATTTGAAGCATAGCTCAGAATTAGATGACAATGCAAGAcaatgaaaaaacaaaaaaaaaaaataataataaacagaaatataaaattgaaaagaaaatcgaataaaaaattcatattcatttgtttgtttgttcggtaaaaatttttaaagtcaaTTTAAAACTAACTTCTGGACGACTTACATTCTTGAATATAGCTCACAACCGAATGACAGATAAACAAACACCGTGTAATGAAGATTCAAAGGAGATGGAAAGAATGCGACGACTAGGACCTCCagatgtatttaaaattttgactaaaaaaGATCTGGCTTTAATttgttttgatatttttaagtataaattttattaaaactgaTTTTTGCTTGcttcttaattttattttttagaaaaaaaacaattaactaGTTTGATAGATTACTGGTAAGTAGATATaacgattttctatttcagATATAATCAGGTGAAAAGAAACTGAAATAAATCTGAGATTTGTAGCATATCCCTGTCATTATCTTATCAAGGTGTTcaaaatcgatttcaaaatttcacacacacaatattaaaaagtagaaaataatgatcgaaataaaaaaattatttaatataccaCGTTTTTAAAACAGACTCACaactgtaaaataatatttcagaGGCTTATAAAGATTTAAAACTACATACAGATTCCGAACTTTTTGCAGATAGTCCTCAAAATTTATGATTGTGAGTTTTTAATAGCTATAAAAATACTTGTAAGATCTAAAACGATAAACGTGGGACGCATACAACCGATAATTGATGCATTAATAGTTTAACTAACAATTTCATTGCACTACAAATGATGTGAACCGATGAGTGAATTTTCTCATCAATGGCTCTACTCAACACTTCTTACAGTTATGTATTGCATGCGTTCACGTTTTTCGTTTTAGATCGTACAAACTTTCTCTTACTCAAAATGACATTTTTCTTAACTATGCTGGACTCaagggtgaaaaaaaaaatttgttttctgccaaaattcaaaaattcataatttcgaaacaaaaaaaacgcctctctgaaatttttagaatctcttaagattttttaacggcagtttagtaaaaaatttgagcccaAAATCTCGTGTCACCATACGATTTTGACAGTtttggaaaattcaaaatttgaaagcctttattttcattttttaaaattttttctcgaaatatttttttttcaatggttCCAAATGTCCcctttaaaacaaaacaaagaCCATTTCTGTATCTAtcatagttttcgagatattaaaaaaaataaagttgaaaaattagaaaaatagtgaaattatgaattttaaataactttaacaaaaatttttctaatttttttcctttcgtaaatctttgttttataataaaagaaaagtttcGACCAAATTTCGTCCAAattcacggaaaaaagagcagttgaaaaattacagtttctacagtaaaaaaggctttcggggcaaaaatctttaaacattaaagtttaaactgtaattttagaaatttgttatagtaataaaattaatacaattttaagcagcaaattttacagtttaaatcaacaatatcgagtttgaaactgtaatatttgttttttctttaaaatttactgataaaaaatgtaatttttacagtttcagacTCGGAGCGCTTTACTACCATAcgaaattgtaatttttcaactgctcttttttccgtgttgaAAGGGGTTGATTCCAACGACTGGTCTATTAAACATGGAATGACCCCtataaagaattatttaataactaaataatagaaattatGTAAGATAGTCATATTATATACCAGTAATTGGTTTATGACAGCCAGCGCAAAGAGACCCACGTTTTGCATGATAATGTGTTTCACAATATGGCAAACCTTCATGATCAAAGAAGGAACCGCCTTGAAATTTTTGTCGACAGTCCTGTAATCAATCATTTAACGTTCAAATCATCTAAGAATAACTTTGTAAACaattgaaaaatgaattttcagaattaataataatttcaagtaatttttttttttttatgtatgtaaaAGGCGAAACATCATGAGTCTGCCAAAGATTTCGCTAAGGCGCTGGCGAGACACAAAGCATCATTTATACAAAACTGAGTAAATCTCGTCATACGACAGCTGAACTGCCGTTTAATACCTCAAATTTACGGCTAacgaaaaaatatgaatattcataaaatagatattctatgaataattatgtaaaaatacttataataCATATTGTCAATTATTTACATGCATTATACCATACATACAcgaatcttaaaattttttcaaggtCGGTGTCTAGGCCATCATACCTTTAAAGTAATTAGACCCTGACCCAGAAAATAAGAATgagcagttaaaaaaaaagttttaaacagCGGGTATATAAACCACGCTTGTTTGTGTTTAtgtgtgtgttttttttttatattttttttttatttatttattttttcatttatttattacgtgaCAAAGTTTATTATGGTAACGTACAAtctacatagaaaaaatataagagaaaaatgcaaaaagagaactaattttttttttttctcttattgcattattttctttaacaacctctataaattttgattcgtGTATGTTTTCAGTGTAatgcaatatataaataatttatttttttaaacaataaacttgaaaagttatttatcATCATAATCTTGCTAATCTGAAACATTTGAGGGGTGGTGGGCTCCACATGGTTGAAGCCCGAGGGCATGTGGGGTTAAAAAGCAAGTCAGATGATAAATACATAAAAGTCGAGAGAGGATTGAAAGAAAGTTCATTCATTAAGCATCTtcgtcttcttcttcatcatcatcaattcCAACGCATTTGGGACATACTGGTTTTCCTTCCATCGCATAGAATGATTTACCTGAGACAGGCTTTTTGCAAtcctataatttaattaacaatcaagatattattttaataatgaacCGATCGAAATCCTGGCTGCCTAattcttgaaaattaaaaaaaaaattaagaaatagGAAAAAATATACCCTGCAAACAAAGCAATCTGGATGCCACTGGCTATTAAGCGCTGAGATATAATTTTCCATAATTGCGCGATTGCATCCGCCACATTTAGGAGCAAACATATCGAAGTAATCTTCACGACAGTAAGGTTTGCCATCACGTTCATGAAAACCATCTTCACCAAATTGCTTGCCACACTGAGCACAAAAGAAATGCTCTGTGTGCCAAGTTTTTTCCAAAGCAGTCACacatttctaaaataaataattagattaaaaattaaggtttttaaaattctaaaaaaatgttagtatCTCACATCCAAAATAGGCCCATTGCAGTAGGCACACCGAGGCGAGAATAAATTGTGGTAATCATTCTCACAGTATGGATGACCTTCTCGTTCAAAGAAATTACGAGTTCCAAGCTCCTCACGACAGTGAGTGCAGGTAAAATGTTCTGGATGCCACGTTTTACCCAAGGCAGTGATAACCTGGCCGACAATAGGCTTCTCGCAAGCATTACAGCATCCTTTCTGGGTTGTATTGATACCTTGACGACTCATGTCTGCTTGGAGATTACCAAGCATAGAATCTAACTGGTTTTGCTTGACGTGGGTTGTCACTGTATGACTACTCTCGCCTTGCTGTGGCTGGTACTGGTGTGATGTGTGGGTTTCAGAAAAGTGAATGCGAGTTTGTGCTGATCCACCAGATTCCGTGAGTAACGGACTTGAAGCACTCTTCGTCGCCTTGTTCGGCTTTGCGTAGGGTGAATCTGTCACTGTCTGATGTTGATGAGTACTACTATTTATCTAAAAGCCAAAAAATAGTcagtaatattataataataatcataatacataaataaattaaaatatgtgaaatgaattaatttcaaacattgcagaaacaaaaaaaatatcagattaattttgtgaattattcgagtgttaaaatatgagaGAAAAGCT from Microplitis mediator isolate UGA2020A chromosome 7, iyMicMedi2.1, whole genome shotgun sequence includes the following:
- the LOC130671908 gene encoding leupaxin-like isoform X1 → MDRTMYEKVHYGPTYRPYRITLRRGRDAEAPGYALLADLQNTVSSDGNHHLNNKTTPGYGSLNGSRTHSSNNYRSYDNRTSPLPPQSPTYQNREVIEETVKTSVPYQPSGKMPSLNNNLSELDTLLQDLSNARYNSHSIERDTRSSAGALSNGAISPMMRSPSSLSASRPTVDALLEELNTAVPNGEYGHEGRVKVTIQETSTEVQPVYESHLGQQNSLERSIESHRSYANGHTASSATKELDDLMASLSEFKINSSTHQHQTVTDSPYAKPNKATKSASSPLLTESGGSAQTRIHFSETHTSHQYQPQQGESSHTVTTHVKQNQLDSMLGNLQADMSRQGINTTQKGCCNACEKPIVGQVITALGKTWHPEHFTCTHCREELGTRNFFEREGHPYCENDYHNLFSPRCAYCNGPILDKCVTALEKTWHTEHFFCAQCGKQFGEDGFHERDGKPYCREDYFDMFAPKCGGCNRAIMENYISALNSQWHPDCFVCRDCRQKFQGGSFFDHEGLPYCETHYHAKRGSLCAGCHKPITGRCITAMFRKFHPEHFVCAFCLKQLNKGTFKEQNDKPYCHGCFEKLFG
- the LOC130671908 gene encoding leupaxin-like isoform X2, which gives rise to MDDLDALLADLQNTVSSDGNHHLNNKTTPGYGSLNGSRTHSSNNYRSYDNRTSPLPPQSPTYQNREVIEETVKTSVPYQPSGKMPSLNNNLSELDTLLQDLSNARYNSHSIERDTRSSAGALSNGAISPMMRSPSSLSASRPTVDALLEELNTAVPNGEYGHEGRVKVTIQETSTEVQPVYESHLGQQNSLERSIESHRSYANGHTASSATKELDDLMASLSEFKINSSTHQHQTVTDSPYAKPNKATKSASSPLLTESGGSAQTRIHFSETHTSHQYQPQQGESSHTVTTHVKQNQLDSMLGNLQADMSRQGINTTQKGCCNACEKPIVGQVITALGKTWHPEHFTCTHCREELGTRNFFEREGHPYCENDYHNLFSPRCAYCNGPILDKCVTALEKTWHTEHFFCAQCGKQFGEDGFHERDGKPYCREDYFDMFAPKCGGCNRAIMENYISALNSQWHPDCFVCRDCRQKFQGGSFFDHEGLPYCETHYHAKRGSLCAGCHKPITGRCITAMFRKFHPEHFVCAFCLKQLNKGTFKEQNDKPYCHGCFEKLFG
- the LOC130671908 gene encoding leupaxin-like isoform X3 gives rise to the protein MDRTMYEKVHYGPTYRPYRITLRRGRDAEAPGYALLADLQNTVSSDGNHHLNNKTTPGYGSLNGSRTHSSNNYRSYDNRTSPLPPQSPTYQNREVIEETVKTSVPYQPSGKMPSLNNNLSELDTLLQDLSNARYNSHSIERDTRSSAGALSNGAISPMMRSPSSLSASRPTVDALLEELNTAVPNGEYGHEGRVKVTIQETSTEVQPVYESHLGQQNSLERSIESHRSYANGHTASSATKELDDLMASLSEFKINSSTHQHQTVTDSPYAKPNKATKSASSPLLTESGGSAQTRIHFSETHTSHQYQPQQGESSHTVTTHVKQNQLDSMLGNLQADMSRQGINTTQKGCCNACEKPIVGQVITALGKTWHPEHFTCTHCREELGTRNFFEREGHPYCENDYHNLFSPRCAYCNGPILDKCVTALEKTWHTEHFFCAQCGKQFGEDGFHERDGKPYCREDYFDMFAPKCGGCNRAIMENYISALNSQWHPDCFVCRDCKKPVSGKSFYAMEGKPVCPKCVGIDDDEEEDEDA